The Williamsia sp. DF01-3 genome has a window encoding:
- a CDS encoding polysaccharide pyruvyl transferase family protein, which produces MTTAVDQIEQETADILRAEIPGDRVAVLDYPNHFNSGDLLIYRGQLAYLDRLGIDPAYVCATHTYDRAALSRRLPTGPLLLQGGGNFGDRYDRFQLFRERVIEENPDRKIIQMPQTIDFLDKSALERAQAVYSRHPDLTLMIRDRAGCETTRELFPDNRVVYCPDLAFGAGPLPPVSEPIRDVVMLKRRDQESMHEKDDVGRAFPGVPRTEWHASVADNFKWWPVSLVNSAIHKVPRVRVRAYPYARWAFDYQCDLIIRNAVDILSEGKVVVTDRLHAAVFSVLLDKPVVMVDNANKKISAIYRDYLGSAPGTHLARDFDEAARIVTTLL; this is translated from the coding sequence GTGACGACAGCTGTAGACCAGATCGAACAGGAGACCGCTGACATCTTGCGGGCGGAGATCCCGGGTGATCGGGTGGCCGTTCTGGACTACCCCAACCACTTCAATTCCGGTGACCTCCTCATTTATCGCGGACAACTGGCGTACCTCGATCGGTTGGGGATCGATCCCGCGTATGTCTGTGCGACGCATACCTACGACCGGGCCGCCCTTTCGCGTCGACTGCCGACGGGCCCGCTGTTGTTGCAGGGTGGTGGAAATTTCGGCGATCGATATGACCGATTTCAGCTTTTTCGTGAACGGGTGATCGAGGAGAATCCGGACCGAAAAATCATCCAGATGCCGCAGACGATCGACTTTCTCGACAAGTCTGCGTTGGAGCGTGCGCAGGCCGTATACTCCCGGCACCCGGATCTGACACTGATGATCCGCGACAGGGCGGGCTGCGAAACGACCCGCGAATTGTTTCCCGACAATCGGGTGGTCTACTGTCCGGACCTGGCATTCGGAGCCGGACCACTGCCACCGGTAAGCGAACCGATTCGCGACGTGGTGATGCTCAAACGCCGGGATCAAGAATCGATGCACGAGAAAGACGATGTCGGCCGGGCGTTTCCGGGCGTGCCGCGTACCGAGTGGCATGCGTCGGTGGCGGACAACTTCAAGTGGTGGCCGGTCAGCCTGGTCAATTCGGCGATCCACAAGGTGCCGCGGGTCCGGGTGCGGGCCTACCCGTACGCCCGGTGGGCGTTCGACTACCAGTGCGACCTGATCATCCGCAACGCGGTGGACATCCTGTCCGAGGGCAAGGTGGTGGTGACCGATCGGCTCCACGCAGCGGTCTTCTCGGTTCTGCTCGACAAGCCGGTGGTGATGGTGGACAACGCCAACAAGAAGATCTCGGCCATCTACCGGGATTATCTCGGCTCTGCTCCCGGCACCCATCTCGCCCGCGACTTCGATGAGGCTGCGCGGATCGTCACAACCCTGCTCTGA
- a CDS encoding glycosyltransferase family A protein produces MEHCAANCLLRSSRRGGAVSISVVIPAFNEEVSIGRCLDNLVEQIDDIAEIVVVNNNSADKTADIVAAHQATVQKIRLLDESRQGIVPARNRGLTSAASDVIARIDADTIVQPGWAAAIDSFFSSAGPEFGAAVGPFTQYDMPLQGVHRALMRIATTSRKGESDEIKQSPGVYGANMAIRREVWEEIESLTHDEPGIWEDLDISIALRAVGRKIAVIEGMRVQVSGRRMLTSRKLYWQFTRGVPRTWELHGDRSRARASWINVWIARTMYLVFWVPTRTYDPMARKHSIRRLFADREDRPIA; encoded by the coding sequence GTGGAGCATTGTGCAGCCAATTGTCTATTGAGGTCGTCGAGGCGAGGGGGAGCTGTGTCCATTTCAGTGGTCATACCAGCATTCAACGAAGAAGTTTCGATCGGTCGGTGTCTCGACAATCTCGTCGAACAAATCGACGACATTGCAGAGATAGTTGTGGTCAATAACAATTCGGCCGATAAAACGGCCGACATAGTCGCCGCTCACCAAGCGACCGTCCAGAAGATACGTCTGCTCGACGAGAGTCGTCAGGGAATCGTGCCAGCTCGCAACCGCGGCCTGACATCGGCCGCGAGTGACGTCATCGCACGGATCGATGCAGACACGATCGTGCAGCCGGGGTGGGCCGCAGCGATCGACTCGTTTTTCTCGTCCGCGGGCCCCGAGTTCGGCGCGGCCGTGGGCCCCTTCACCCAGTACGACATGCCGCTCCAAGGCGTACACCGCGCTCTGATGCGGATTGCGACCACGTCGCGAAAAGGGGAGAGCGACGAGATCAAGCAATCTCCTGGCGTGTACGGGGCCAACATGGCGATTCGGCGCGAAGTCTGGGAGGAGATCGAGTCGCTGACCCATGACGAGCCGGGGATCTGGGAGGATCTGGACATCTCGATCGCGTTGCGCGCTGTGGGTCGGAAGATCGCCGTGATCGAGGGCATGCGGGTGCAGGTGTCCGGTCGGCGGATGCTGACGAGCCGAAAGTTGTACTGGCAGTTCACCCGGGGCGTTCCCCGCACCTGGGAGCTGCACGGCGACCGGTCACGAGCGCGGGCGTCGTGGATCAATGTGTGGATCGCGCGGACGATGTATCTCGTGTTCTGGGTACCCACCCGTACGTACGATCCGATGGCGCGAAAGCACAGCATCAGACGACTGTTCGCCGATCGAGAAGACCGGCCGATCGCCTGA